The genomic stretch TGGCGCTTTACCGGGGCATTCCGATGATGTCGAACGCCATCATCATCGGCCTCTTCATCGCGCTCTTTGCCTACATGTTCCAGCGCGGTCTGCAGGGTGCCCGCAGACGCATCCAGGTCGGATACCTGATCACCGCACTCATCCTCGGCCCCGGCCTGCTGATCGACGTCGTACTCAAGGATCACTGGGGACGGGCACGCCCGGCAAAGGTCACCGAATTCGGCGGCGCCGCGACCTTCTCGCCTGCCATCATTCCGTCCGATCAGTGCGGCAAGAACTGCTCGTTCGTCAGTGGCCACGCATCGGCCGGCTTCTATTTCGTCAGCCTCGGCTTTCTCGGCGGGGTCGCAGCCCGCCGGCGCTGGACACTGATCGGACTCGGACTCGGTGGCGTGTTCGGATTTGGTCGCGTCGCGCAAGGCGGACATTTTCTGAGCGACATCGTCTTCAGCTTCTACGCGACCTGGTTCGCCGCCTGGCTGGCATGGGTGATCTTCAGGAAGCTGGGCTGGCTGAGCGACCCCGACGAGTTGGCAGAGACAACCCCGGGCTGATCGCCGCGCCCGACCTCAGACCCGTCTCCACATTCATCGACCTTGCAAGGTTTCGCCGTGGAAACGGCAGCCACGTCAGCGCGGCTTGCTTGCCGTCCGCGACTTGAGAAAGGCCAGTTCAGCCTGGCGCTTCTTCAGCGAATCGTTGAGCTCGACGAGCTGACGCTCGAGCTCGGCGCGGGTCGCCCGCTCCATTTCGAGGTCAAGGCGACCGACGCTGAGCGCTGCACCAAGGCGCTGGTTCTCTTCCTCGAGCGCCTGCACCTTTACACCGTATGCAAGATCGGTGTCCAGATACCACACCAGCGCCAGCACAAAAGTGAGCAAAGCGCCGCCAAGCGCGGCAAGAATGACGCGCTTGCGCTGATCTGCAGCGATGCGGTCGCTGACGGCGTCCTCTCCCAGGCGACGCGGGCGAAAACCTCCGAAACGGTTCACCGTAGCACTGTGTCAGGAGTTGTCGAGGTAGCGCAGGGGATTGACGAAGGCCCCGTTGCGCAGCACTTCGAAGTGCAGATGCGCGCCGGTCGAACGGCCGGTCGAGCCTACCGCGGCAATCCGTTGCAAGGGCGTCACCACGTCGCCCACCTTCACGAACAGGCGCGAACAGTGCGCATAGCGACTGACCAGCCCGTTACCGTGATCGATTTCGACCAGATAGCCGTACTCGCGGTGATAGCCGGAAAAAACAACCCGACCGCCCGCGCTGGCATGAATCGGGGTACCTGCACGCGCCTGGAAATCGAGACCGGAGTGAAACGCGCTGCGGCCGTTGAACGGATCTACCCGGGTACCGAAAGACGAGTTACGGCGCCCGCCAGGGACCGGATTGCGGCTCGGAAAAGCCATCTGCGCAAGGTCGAGTTCCGTGGTCACCCGATCGACCTCGAACAGCACGGCGCTCAGACGCTCAAGTTCGTATTCGAGATCGGTCAGGCCAGCCCCCTGATCGTCGAACGCCGTCAGCGCGCCATCCGCATTACCCGTACTGCCAAGCAGCGAGATCAACGGGCCGCCGCTCGCTCCGACCACCTTTTTGGCTGCTTCGGACTGCGTGGAAGCCGTCTTTCCGGCGTCTGCCGCCGGAAGTCCAGCTGGGGCAACTGCAGCACTTTCGGCACTCTTGTCTTTGCCCTTGAGTACGCCCACGCGCTTGGCGAGGGTCAGCGCCTCGGACTCGAGTCGGGCAAGCTTGCCGGAAATCTCGCCCAGACGATCGACCAGAAAGCGACCTTCAGGATGGTCCACACTCAGCGGAGAGGCGGGGGTATCGACCTCGGCACGCCCCACACCGACGCCGAGCGCGAAGGCGCCACCGGCCACTGCAAGCAGGGTTCCTGACGCGATCAGGATCAGCGCGCGCGAACTCAGCGTGCGGACACGCGAGCGGTTGACGCGTCCCATGGAAAGAATGACCAGTGCCATCCCCTTCCTCCGATAAGTGCCAAGCAGCCAGATGAATCGCGGCGTGCGGCCTGATAGTGGGGTGTGCCGACCACAGTGGCGGATACATCCCCGCACAACTGATTTGGTCAAACACAAAACAGCAGGAGTCTATCACTAAGTTCGGATCATGGAAGCACTGCAAATATCGGCAGCCGTAAACGCACAACGGCGGCCTGAGCCGCCGTTGTGCCTTGATACCGAAGTACGCTTTACTTGGTTGCGTGCGTCGACAGGCTCAGCCAGGTCGAGACCACGGTGTCCGGGTTCAGCGAAATGGTCTGAATGCCTTCATCCATGAGCCACTCGGCAAAGTCTGCGTGGTCCGACGGGCCCTGACCACAGATGCCGACGTACTTGTCGAGACGATTGGCCGACTTGATCGCCATCGACAGCAGCGCCTTCACCGCTTCGTCGCGCTCGTCGAAGGCATGCGCCACCAGACCAGAGTCGCGGTCCAGGCCCAGCGTGAGCTGGGTCAGGTCGTTGGAACCAATCGAGAAGCCGTCGAAGAACTCGAGGAACTTGTCAGCCAGCAGCGCGTTGGACGGGATCTCGCACATCATGATGAGCTTGAGATCGTTCACGCCACGCTTCAGGCCATGCTCGGCGAGCAGATCCACCACGCCGGACGCCTCTTCGAGGTTGCGCACGAACGGAATCATGATCTGGACGTTGGTCAGACCCAGCTCGTTGCGTACCTTGCGCATTGCGGCGCATTCCATCTCGAAGCAGTCACGGAAGGAGTGCGCGATGTAACGCGACGCGCCGCGGAAGCCCAGCATCGGGTTTTCCTCTTCCGGCTCGTAGATGTCACCACCGAGCAGCTTGCGGTACTCGTTCGACTTGAAGTCGGACATGCGTACGATCACAGGCTTCGGATAGAAAGCGGCAGCAATCGTGGCCACACCTTCGACCAGCTTCTCGATGAAGAACTGCTTGGGCGTGGCGTAGCCGCGCGAACGGCGATTGATCTCGTCGCGCAGGCTGGCCGGCACCTGGCCCAGTTCGAGGATGGCCTTCGGGTGAATGCCGATCATGTTGTTGATGACGAACTCGAGACGGGCAAGACCAACGCCGCCGTTGGGGATCTGCGCGAACTCGAAGGCGAGTTCGGGGTTACCCACGTTCATCATGATCTTCACCGGGATCTCGGGCAGGTTGCCCATGTCGGTGGTGATGACCTCGAACTCGAGCTTGCCGCGATACACGTAACCGGTGTCGCCTTCGGCGCAGGACACGGTCACCGAATCGCCTTCGGAGAGGATGTCGGTGGCGTTGCCGCAACCCACGATGGCCGGAATGCCAAGCTCACGCGCGATGATCGCTGCGTGGCAGGTACGACCGCCACGGTTGGTGACGATGGCGCTGGCGCGCTTCATCACCGGCTCCCAGTTGGGATCGGTCATGTCCGTCACCAGGATGTCGCCAGCCTGGACGCGGTTCATTTCGGACGCATCCTTGACCACGCGCACGGTGCCGGCGCCGATCTTCTGACCGATGGCGCGACCGTGGGTCAGTGCCTTGCCGTACTGCTTGAGGCGGTACTTCTCCATCACGTGGCCGGAGGACTGGCTCTTCACCGTCTCAGGACGTGCCTGGAGGATGTACAGCTTGCCGTCGACGCCGTCCTTGCCCCACTCGATGTCCATCGGGCGACCGTAGTGCTTCTCGATGACCACTGCGTAGCGCGCGAGTTCGAGCACATCTTCGTCGGTCAGCGAGAAGCGGTTGCGATCGGCCTCGGGCACATCGATCGTGCGCACCGACTTGCCGGCTTCCTTCTTGTCCGCGAACACCATCTGGATGAGCTTGGAACCGAGGTTGCGGCGAACCACAGCCGGACGGCCCAGTGCCAGCATGGGCTTGTGCACGTAGAACTCGTCAGGGTTCACCGCACCCTGGACGACCGTCTCACCCAGGCCGTAGGATGACGTGATGAAAACGACGTCCTTGAAGCCGGATTCGGTATCGATGGTGAACATGACGCCGGACGCACCGGTATCCGAACGCACCATGCGCTGCACGCCAGCCGACAGCGCAACGTCGGCGTGTGCAAAATCCTTATGAACGCGATAGGCGATCGCGCGGTCGTTGTACAGGGAAGCAAACACTTCCTTCATGGCGTGGAGAATGTTCTCGTAGCCATGAATGTTGAGGAAGGTTTCCTGCTGGCCGGCAAAGGATGCGTCGGGCAGGTCTTCCGCGGTGGCCGAAGAGCGAACGGCAAAGCTGCCCTCGCCTTCAGAGGTGATCTTCTCGTAAGCCGACTTGATCTCGGATTCGAGCTGGGCCGGGAACGGGGTGTCGACGATCCACTGACGAATCTCGGCACCGACCTTGACCAGCGCATCAACGTCGTCGACGTTGAGGGCATCAAGCGCGGCATTGATCCGGTCAGCCAACCCGTTGTGAGCAAGGAACTCGCGATAGGCGTCGGCAGTGGTGGCAAAACCACCCGGAACGCGAACGCTCGAAGGCAGCTGGCTGATCATCTCGCCGAGCGAGGCGTTCTTTCCGCCGACCTTGTCGACATCGGTCATGCGAAGTTCTACGAAGGGAATGACGTAACGGCTCATGAGTGGCTTCCGGATTCCATGAAGTGACAGCAAAATGCGATTTTACAGAAAAATTGTGCTCTGCCGCACGGCAGGGTATGCCCTAATCACAATTTGACACATCAGAAAGAGCCCTCGCACATGAGCAACCTTCCGAACCGGACAGTTTTTTTCATCTCCGACGGCACCGGCATCACCGCGGAAACACTGGGACACAGCCTGCTGGCACAATTCCCGGACGCCCGTTTCCGCCAGGTCCGGATCCCCTTTGTCGATGATCTCGACAAGGCGATTGAATGTGCAAGTCACATTCGAGACGCATTTGTTACCGATGGCACACGGCCAATCGTGTTCAGTACCCTGGTCAATCCCAAGATGGTCGAGGCCTTGCACAAGGCCGACGCCCTGTTTCTGGAACTCTTCGACCGCTTCATCGGCCCGCTCGAGTCCGAACTCGGACAACGCTCGACCCACGCCGTCGGCCGCTTTCACGGCATTGCCGACAGCAACGACTACAAGAACCGCATCGAGGCAATCAACTTCGCGATGGCCCACGACGACGGCATTTCGTCCGACGGCGAACTGGCCGAAGCGGATGTCATCCTGGTTGGCGTCTCCCGTTCGGGAAAAACCCCAACCAGCCTCTACCTTGCCATGCAGTTCGGCGTGAAGGCCGCCAATTATCCGCTTATTCCCGAAGATTTCGAGCGCAACAAGCTCCCCGGCGAACTTCATCGCTACCGGAGCAAGCTCTTCGGGCTCACCATCGCCCCCGAACGGCTGTCGCAAATCCGCCAGGAACGCAGGCCCAACAGTCGCTATGCATCGCATGACAACTGCACCTACGAAATCGACGCAGCGCAAAAATTGATGCGCCGCGAAAACATCCGCTGGCTCGACTCCACCACCAAGTCCATCGAGGAAATCTCGGCCACCATCCTGCAAACCGTCCGCCTCAACAAGCCGGCTTACTGAACCGCGTACGCTAGAATGGCTCAAAGTGTTTGAGAGCTTATCCGAACACATCATTGCCATACAGGACATGAGATGAAAAGACCGCGCATCAAGCGCCGCGGCGGCATTGGCCGCCTTGCTGAACAACTTGTCTGGCTCTCCTCCGGCCTGGCCGAATCCGGCTGCCGGGTAGAGGACCGCTACTGGGAAGAGCGCCTGACAGGCGCTATCGACAGCGTTCTGGGCAACGACGACGAAGACACACTGAACGGCGCACTCGATCGCCTGTTCGGGAGCGAGAGCCCGGGCTACGACGAGCTTGCGGATCACATCGAGTCGCGCGCCGAATCAGCCGCAGGCATTGCCACCGACCACGACATCCTGCTCATCGCCGCGCCCATCCTCGCGTGGTCACGATTCAGCATCCCCGCTACGTCCCTGTCGGCCTCGACGCTGGCAAACCTGCGCGTGCACCTGCAGGCGCACGTGCTCGCCTCGAATACGCAGCTGGCGATTGCCGACTTCCTCTTCAGCCCCGACCAGCTGCCTCAGGGCTACTGCGCTACGGCAGGCTTTGCAGGACTGGCCGGACGTGCCGCCATCAGCGGGCAGGACTTGCACATCGACACAGCCGGCATGCCGGAAACATCACAGTTTCTGTCCGACACGCGGTATCTGCTCGCTGCGGTTGCCGTGCGCAAGGGCGAAGCACTGTTCCGCTGGCAGGAGCAGGATGGCAGCCGCGAACAGGCGCTTACGCAGTGGCGCAGCCAGGGCGGCGCTTGCCTCGCCCCCCTGATGCCGGGCTGCGTCCTCGAGTTCGTGCTGCCCGAAGCCTACTTCAGTGCCAGCCGGGCAGCCGACAAGGCCAGCAGACCCTACTCCATCCGGGCCTCGGTTGCCTTCCTCGGTGCAGCGCTCGACGCCCCGGCCCCCAAGCTGCTGGCGGTGATCGCACCGTTCAGGGATGACGAGATCGAGGAATACCGCATTGGTTTCACCATGCATGGCCGGGAAGACGTGCTGCATGGCGTCGTATGGCCCCTGCTGGGTGCAGAGGATGAAACCATCGACGTGCCTGCGGAGATCGAAGCCGTGCTGCGCGAATGCGGCGTCGGCGAGGTGCGCTACCTCGATCACCGTTTCCCGCTGGAATACTGCGAGGACTGTGGCGCCCCGATGTACCCCTCGCCCGAGGGCGAGATCATGCACGCCGAAATGCCCGAAGAGCAGACCGAACACGTGCCGCGCCACCTGCACTGAGCGCGCACAGGAGCCCAACATGAGTCGCAAGATTGAAAAAACCGATGCAGCCTGGCGCGAACTGCTGACATCCATCCAGTACCACGTCGCGCGCGAGAAAGGCACTGAACGCGCCTTTACCGGGGAATACTGGGATACCTGGGACAAGGGCGAGTACCACTGCGTATGCTGCGACGCACCGCTCTTTGCCTCCGAGCACAAGTTCGATGCCGGTTGCGGCTGGCCCAGTTTCTGGACCGCCGCCGAAGCGGACAACGTCGAGTCTGCAGAAGACAACAGCCATTTCATGCGCCGCACCGAGGTGCTGTGCCATCAGTGCGGCGCTCACCTGGGACACGTGTTCGAGGACGGCCCCCAGCCGACCGGCCTGCGCTACTGCATCAATTCGGCATCGATCCGCTTCATCCCCGAGGAGAAATCCGGGGACTGAGCTGACAAACCCTGCTTCGGGCCCTCAGGCCTGGAGCAGGAAGTCGCGCACCACCGCAATCTGCGCCGGGTCCATCAGCATCGGCGCATGGCCGACCCCTGCAAACTCGACGATCTTTGCCTTGGGGCCGCGCACCGCCATGGCCTCGAGCGTTTCGTGCTCCAGCAGATCTGACTCGGCCCCGCGCAGGGCCAGGGTCGTGCAGCCAACCCGTTCGTAGGTGTCCCACATGTCGATGTCCATCACGATCGGAATCTGACGGAAAGCCTCGCCGATACCCGGGTCATAGACCATCGCAAAACCATCGGCCACCGGTCTCACGGTGTATTGGGTCAGGTGGCGCCACTGGGCATCGGTCAGCGGACCGAAAGGAGCGCTGACCTCGCGGACATAGGCCTCTGCGAACTCCATCGACGGAAAAACCGGCGCAGTGCCCACATAGGGCCCGATCCGGCGCAGGGACGCTGCGGTGATCACCGGCCCCACATCGTTGAGCACAAGCCGGCTGATCGGCGAATGCGGCTGACTGGCGATCAGCATGCCGATGATGCCGCCCATCGAGGTTCCCACCCAATGCACCTTGTCGACATTGAGCCGGGCGATGAGCGTGATCATGTCGGAGACATAGAGCGGAAAGCCGTAATCCGACTTGACCCCGAGCCAGTCACTCCGACCGCGCCCCACCACATCCGGACAAATCACCCGGTACTCGTCCGAGAGCGCAAGCGCGAGATCGTCGAAGTCGCGCCCGTTGCGTGTCAGGCCGTGAGCGCAGATCACGACCCGCGGATTGTCCCGGTCGCCCCACTCGGTGTAAGCCATGCGATGCAGGCCATGCGGGCCGATGCATTGAACCGAGCCTTCACGCAGCCCGCGGTAGGGCCGTACCGGCGCGGGAGGCGCCTTGAACAGATTGCGCAAGTTGTCGAGCAGGCTCATTGCATAGCACCGGTAATCAGAATGGTTCGAGTCTAGCACCATCCGTGCCAGTCCACGATTCATCCCACGAGTGCCGGCGGGTACCAGAAGCCCCTCCAGTTCACGCCTGGGCCGACCGCATCAATCAGCCCGGATCAAGCCTCAGAACCGAACCCTCGGTTTCTTCGAGCAACCACAACTTGCCGTCCGGGCCCTGACGAACATCCCGGATACGACGTCCGAAATCCTCCAGCAGCCGCTCGGCCTCGCGCACCTTGCCGCCCTCCTCGATCATTCGCGCCAGCAAGCGGAATTTGAGTGCCCCAACGAACAGGTTGCCCTTCCACCCCGGATAGACATCACCGGTGTAGAAGCTCATGCCCGACGGCGCAATCGAGGGCGTCCATTGGTGACGAGGCGGTTCGACATCGGCTCGCTCCGTGCCTTCGCCGATGCGCGTGCCGACGACATACTCCCGGCCATAGGTGATCACCGGCCAGCCGTAGTTGCGCCCAGGCAGGATCTCGTTGATCTCGTCGCCCCCCTGCGGACCGTGCTCCTGCGCCCACAGCACGCCGGTCAACGGATGCAGGGCAGCGCCCTGGACGTTGCGATGACCGTAGGACCAGATCTCCGGCAGCGCGCCCGCCTTGCCGACGAAGGGGTTGTCGGGCGGGACCGAGCCATCGGGACGGATGCGGACGATCTTCCCCATATGGCTGTCCAGATCCTGCGCACGGTCACGGAAACTGTAGCGATCGCCAAGCGTGACGAAGAGATTGCCGTCACGCCCGAAAACGAGCCGAGAACCCCAGTGATGGCCGCCCGACGGGGCCTCGTTCTGCGCAAAGATGATCTTCACCTCGCTCAACTTCAGCGTCTCGCTGTCGAGCACTGCGCGCGCCACCGCGGTGCGCGCCCCCGCCTTGGTGGGCTGGGCAAAGGAGAAGAAAATCGTGCGATCCGATGCATACGCGGGACTGAGCACGACATCGAGCAAGCCGCCCTGCCCGCGCGCGTGCACTTCTGGCACCCCCGCGATCGGCGCAGACACCGTGCCCTGTGGCGAGACGATGCGCATGCGCCCCGGCCGCTCAGTCACCAGCATGCGGCCATCGGGCAGGAAGGCCAGAGACCAGGGCGTCTTAAGCCCGCTCGCCACCACTGTCACCCGTACCGGGTTCGCTGCCTGTGCCACGCCAACCACGAGCAACAGCAGCATCGACAGCAGCCCGCCCCTCAACCGCCCGCCCATGCCGAACATGCGTCGTTCTCCGGCCATCTTCAACCTCCCGATTCGGGCTTTCGCCCAAGGCTTCATCTAGATCTGAGGCAGCAGCACGCTGAAATCGTTCGCAGCACAAACACGGCCCTGCACATGTCATGTCGAATCGTACAAACTACGATCAAATGCTTTGAAAATGCTACCATTTGCGCCATGCAGGAGAGAAAATGCTGACAAACGACAATCCCGGCCCGAGCACGCCGGAACCTCAACACGGCGGCACCGAAGGCCGGACGACGGAGCGCGTCGACCGCCGTGGCATCCAGTCCATCGAGGTCGGCGGCACCTTGTTGCAGGCGCTGGTGCGAAACGGCACGCCGATGATGCTCAAGGACCTTGCGCGCGAGGCCGGCATGCCGCCCGCAAAGGCCCACCCCTACCTGGTGAGCTTCGGCAAGCTCGGACTCATTGAACAGGACCCCGTCACGGGTCGCTACGGCTTGGGACCGTTCTCTCTGCAAATGGGCCTGACCGCACTGCACGCGCTCGACCCGATCAAGGCGGCAATGCCCGAAATCGCCAGGCTGGCAGACGACATCCAGCTCAACGTAGCAATCGCGGTATGGGGTAACCGTGGCCCCACGATCATCCGCATCGAAGAGTGTCACCGCCCGATCCATATCAACATGCGTCCGGGCACGGTGATGACGCCGCTGATGCTCACGGCCACCGGCCGTGTCTTTGCAGCCTTCCTGCCCGACCGCATCACTCGCCCGCTGGTGGAGGAAGAACTCTCGCAGCTGGGTGCAGGCGAACAGCCGGCGCTCAAGATGTCAAAGCGCCATGTCGACGAGATTTTGAGCGATGTGCGCAAGCATGGCATCGCGCGCGCCCTCGGTCACCCGATTCCGGGCATCAATGCATTCTGCGCCCCGGTATTCGACAACAGCGGGGCACTTTCGCTGGCCATTACCGCGATGGGCCCCGCGGGCGCTTTCGACACCGACTGGAACGGCAGCACTGCCACCAAGGTGCTTGCCTGCGCGCGCGAAATTTCCGGCCGACTGGGCAATATCACGGGCGCGGGCTGAACACGACGGGGCAATCGCTGCCCCGGCGGCACCTTACTCGGCGTCGGGCTGATTACCCGGCGCGGCGAGGCGGAAGGCTTCGAGGTCTTCGCAGCGTTCGGCAATGCGACTGATCACTGGCAGCGCGTCCATTCGGCAATTGAAGCGACGCGCATTGAACACCTGCGGCACGAGACAGCAATCTGCCAGCGTGGGCGTGTCGCCATGGCAGAACGCACCGGTGCGCGCATCGACCGCCAGCATCGCTTCGACCGCGGCGAGCCCCAGTTCGACCCAGTGCCGATACCACGCACTCTTCTGCTCGTCACTCGCGCCCAGATCGCGCCCGAGGTACTGCAGCACGCGCAGGTTGTTGAGCGGATGGATATCGCAGGCAATGGTCTGAGCAATCGCGCGGATACGGGCGCGGTCGACCGGTGTCCCCGGCAGCAGCGCTGGCTCGGGGTGGGTTTCATCCAGATACTCGATGATCGCCATCGACTGGGTCATCACCCGGCCCCCTTCTGCGAGCGCAGGCACCAGGGCCGCAGGATTGACCGCAAGGTAGTCTTCCTGCCGGTGTTCCCCGCCGGTGCGGGTCAGGTGGACGGGAATCGACTCATAGTCCAGCCCCTTCAGATTGAGGGCAATACGCACGCGATAGGCAGCCGAACTGCGGAAATAGGTATAGAGCTTCATGGTGTCTCCTGTATTGACCCGGCAAGGCGCCACCCCGAGCATACGCAGCAAGACCCGGCCTGTTCAAGACCGGGTCCTGCACCTCGGCATTTTCGCCCCGACAGCATGCAGCTGCCGGCACCCGACTCAGCGCTTGTACTTCTCGATCAGACTCTTCGCGCTGTCGAGCATGGCCTGCCCGGGGTAACCCTTACCGTTCATCTCATCGACCCACTCGGTCGCCAGCTTGTCGCCTTCCTTGCGCCACGAAACCAGTTCCGAGGCAGGAATGGTGTTGAACACGTTACCGTGATCAACCGCCTGCTGACGCGCAGCCGGCGCGGACTCATCCCACACGCGACCGATCTGGGCCGAGAAATCGGCACCGGAGTTATTGTCGATCACCTTTTTCAGGTCCGCCGGCAGGCTGTCGTACTTTGCCTTGTTCATGGCAATGACAAACACCGCCGTGTACAGGGCCGGTTCGGCAGGATCGGTTTCGGTGTGATACTTCGTGAGTTCCTGCAGCTTCATCGTGGGAATCACCTCCCACGGCAGGACGTAGCCGTCGATCACGCCCTTGGACATTGACTCGGTAACCGCGGGCAGCGGCATCGCGACGGGTGCGGCACCGAAAGCAGCCAGCATCTTGTTGGTAAGCCGGGTGGGGGCGCGCATCTTCAGGCCATTGAAATCGGCCATCGTCTTGATCTGCTTGTTGCCGTGCACGAACCCGTTGTCATGCACGTGGAAGGCCAGCGGCTTGACCCGTGCAAAGTCCTTCTGCCCATACTTCTCGACATAGTCCCAGACGGCACGGCTGGTCGATTCGGCCGAGCGCGACATGAACGGAAGCTCGAACACCTCGACCGACGGGAAACGCCCCGCCGTGTAGCCGGGCAAGGTCCACACAATGTCGGCCACGCCATCGGTGGCCTGCTGGATCAGCTGCGGTGGTGTGCCGCCAAGCTGCATCGAGGGGTAGATCTGACATTTCAGCCGGTTCGCAGACTCCTTGGCGATTTTCTCGCACCAGGGCAGCAACACCTTCTGCTGCGACAGGGCTGCCGACGGCCAGAAGTGCGCCACCTTGAGCGTGATCTCCTGCGCACCGGCCAGCGTGGCACC from Parazoarcus communis encodes the following:
- the maiA gene encoding maleylacetoacetate isomerase is translated as MKLYTYFRSSAAYRVRIALNLKGLDYESIPVHLTRTGGEHRQEDYLAVNPAALVPALAEGGRVMTQSMAIIEYLDETHPEPALLPGTPVDRARIRAIAQTIACDIHPLNNLRVLQYLGRDLGASDEQKSAWYRHWVELGLAAVEAMLAVDARTGAFCHGDTPTLADCCLVPQVFNARRFNCRMDALPVISRIAERCEDLEAFRLAAPGNQPDAE
- a CDS encoding TRAP transporter substrate-binding protein; translated protein: MKTRHFVNAALGAALALGATLAGAQEITLKVAHFWPSAALSQQKVLLPWCEKIAKESANRLKCQIYPSMQLGGTPPQLIQQATDGVADIVWTLPGYTAGRFPSVEVFELPFMSRSAESTSRAVWDYVEKYGQKDFARVKPLAFHVHDNGFVHGNKQIKTMADFNGLKMRAPTRLTNKMLAAFGAAPVAMPLPAVTESMSKGVIDGYVLPWEVIPTMKLQELTKYHTETDPAEPALYTAVFVIAMNKAKYDSLPADLKKVIDNNSGADFSAQIGRVWDESAPAARQQAVDHGNVFNTIPASELVSWRKEGDKLATEWVDEMNGKGYPGQAMLDSAKSLIEKYKR